A genomic region of Populus nigra chromosome 11, ddPopNigr1.1, whole genome shotgun sequence contains the following coding sequences:
- the LOC133706356 gene encoding thioredoxin F-type, chloroplastic-like, translating to MASIQFTLSPTSSIRSSPSFAGSPANPITPQYSSTPTKDLSSYCKLSSRQKNVIKRNGSRNLVSTVRSSLDTAGPTSAVGQVTEVTKDTFWPIVNSSGDKTVVLDMYTQWCGPCKLIAPKYKELSQKYDDVVFLKLDCNQENKPLAKELGIKVVPTFKILKQGKIVKEVTGAKFDNLVIAIESVRSAS from the exons ATGGCTTCGATCCAGTTCACACTGTCTCCTACTTCCTCCATCCGCTCCTCACCGTCCTTTGCCGGTTCTCCTGCAAACCCCATCACGCCCCAATACTCCTCTACCCCCACAAAGGATCTCTCCTCCTACTGCAAGCTATCGTCAAGGCAAAAGAATGTGATCAAGAGGAATGGCAGCAGAAACCTGGTTTCTACAGTGAGGTCGAGCTTGGACACGGCGGGTCCCACTTCCGCTGTTGGACAGGTCACTGAGGTCACCAAGGACACCTTCTGGCCCATCGTTAACTCATCCGGGGATAAGACTGTCGTCCTCGACATGTACACCCAATG GTGTGGCCCTTGCAAGTTAATAGCTCCAAAGTACAAGGAATTATCCCAGAAGTATGATGATGTTGTGTTCTTAAAACTTgattgcaaccaagaaaacaag CCGTTGGCAAAAGAGCTTGGCATAAAGGTAGTACCGACCTTCAAGATTCTCAAGCAAGGCAAGATCGTAAAGGAAGTCACCGGGGCCAAATTCGATAATTTAGTTATTGCCATTGAGAGTGTCAGATCCGCCAGCTGA